The segment GGACTCCCCCGCCGCCGGCGACGGCCCCGGCCCCTCCGAGCCCGTATGAGGGGCGCCTGGAAGGAGCGGGCCGCCGATCACGACCGGCGCAGCCAGCTCAAGAAGCTCCGCAAGGCCGGCGCCCGGCGGCTCGCCGAACTCGACCTTCCCGAGGTGAGCGACGTCGCCGAGCTCTGCCGCCACCTGGGCGAGGCGCGCGAGCGGCCGATCCTCCTGGTCCCGATGCAGATGCCCTCGTCACACCCGTGCGGCATGTGGGTCGCCGCGCGTGACGAGGACCTGATCTTCTACGACGCCAACACCACCAGCGCGCATCAGGAGCACATCATCTTGCACGAGCTGGGCCACATCATCTGCTGCCACCGCGGGGCCGGCGGGCTGGACGAGGCGGCTGCCCGCCTCCTCTTCCCCGACCTCGACCCCGACCTCGTGCGCGACATGCTCCTGCGCGCGACCTACGACGACGTCCAGGAGCAGGAGGCGGAGATCATCGCCTACCTGCTCGCCCAGCGGATGGAGGGCGCCGAGCAGCAGCACGCGGCGCACCCCGGCGCGGAGGCGGACGAGACCGGCGACCCGGGCACGAGCGCCGTGCTCAGCCGGATCGAACGGACCCTGTTCTGACGTGGACCGCTTACCCCCCGGCGGTGGACGCCACCTCCTCGGCCAGCGCCGCCACCGCCCGGCGGACGTCCTCCTCGCGGTGCTCGCTGGTGACGAAGAAGCGCAGCCTCGACAGCCCTTCCTCCACGGCGGGGTGGAAGATCGGGTCGGCGGTCACTCCGCGCGCGTAGAGGCCGTCCGCGACGCGCAGGGTCCGGGCCGAGTCCCCGAGGATGCACGGCACGATCGGCGTGTGGGCGCTGGAGCCGGTCGCCAGACCGGCGGCCGCGGCCAGACCGAGGAAGAGCTCGGAGTTGCGCCGGAGCTTGGCCACCCGCTGCGGCTCCGCCGCGATCAGCTCGGTGGCGGCCAGCGCGGCCGCCGCGTTGGGCGGGGTCAGGCCCACGCTGTAGACGAAACCGGGCAGGGTGTGGCGCAGCCAGCGCACCATACGGGCCGAGCCGCCGAGGTAGCCGCCGCAGCTGGCGAAGGCCTTGGAGAGGGTGCCCATCCACAGGTCCACGTCGCGGCGGTCGACCCCGAAGAACTCGCCGACGCCCCGGCCCCGTTCGCCGACCGTGCCGATGCTGTGCGCCTCGTCCACCATCAGCAGCGCGCCGTAACGTTTCTTCAACTCGATGAGGGCGGGCAGGTCGACGAGGTCGCCGTCCATGCTGTAGGCCCCCTCCACGGCGATCAGCACCCGGCGGAACCGGGACCGGTTGAGCCGCAGCAGGTGTTCCAGCCGCTCCGTGTCGTTGTGCGCGAACGGGCGCCGCGCCGCGCCGGAGAGGGCGCAGCCCTGGAGGATGCTGTCGTGGGCGAGGGCGTCGTGCAGGACGAGGTCGCCCGGGCCGACCAGGTGGCCGATCGCGGTGACGTTGGTGGCGTGGCCGCTCACCAGCGTCAGGCAGTCCCCGACCCCGAGGAACTCCGTCAGGGCCCGTTCCAGGCGGACGGTGAGGTCGCGTTCCCCGGACAGGACGCGGCTCGCGGAGACCGAGGTGCCGTAGAGGTCCACCGCCCGGTGCACGGCCTCGTTGACGGCGGGGTGCCCGGACAGCCCGAGGTAGTTGTAGCTGCCGAAGGACAGGTACGGGCGGCCGCCGATCACCGTGGTGTCGCGGATGGTTCCCTCGTGGACCCGGAAGTACGGGTACGCCGCGCCGGTCCCGGTGATGGAGTCCAGCAGCTGTTCGAACGTGCCCACCTCCGGGAACTCGTCGACGGTCGCCGTCTCGGCGCTCCACTGCGGGGCGGCCGGCGGGTCCGCCTCCGGGGCGGAGGGCCGCGGGCCGCCGCGGTCCGGGTCCACGAGGGCGATCAGCCGGCCGACGGTGAGGTCCGGGGAGAACATCTCCTCGGTCCGGAAGCCCGGTACCCGGTTCGCGATCCGCGTGTCCAGCTCGTGCAGCATCAGGGAGTCGAAGCCGAGGTCGGCGATCAGCGTCTGGTCCTCGTGCAGGTCGGACAGCGGGTAGACGCCGGTCCGCGACACCTCTTCGAGGACGATGGACGCGGCGGCCGCCCCGTCGGAGCCCGCCCGGGCCGGCTCCGGCGCCTGCGGCCGCGCCGGCTCCGCCACCGGTACGGGCTCGGGGTCGGGGTGCGGCGCGGGGCCGGCGTGCAGCTCGGGGTCCGGGTTCGGCCCGGGATAGCGGCCCTGCCCGGGGTCGGGGTCGGCCGTCCCGCGTGCCGCCTCGTCCACGATCCAGTGCCGGCGCGGGGCCAGCGGGCTGGGCGGCAGGGTGCACGGGGGTACGCGGTCCCCCGCCGGTACGGCCGCCTCGCCGGACGGACCGGGCGCTCGGCCCGCCTCCAGGGCCTCGGCCGCGCCGGTCAGCCGGGCCACCGCCTCGTCGACGCCGTGCGCCTCCACGGTGAGGCCTTCCCCGAGGGGGGCCCGGCGGGCCAGGGTGCCGGCCACGGCGGCCAGTGCGGGCCGGTCCTCGGCGACGGTACGGGCCAGGTCCCGGGCGTACCGGGCGAGCCCGGCCCGGTCGCGGGCGCTGAGGGCCAGCACGTACGGGCCCGCGGACGGCGCGGGGCGGGCCGGCGGGGCGGTGTGCTCCTCCACCACCAGGTGCACGCCCGTTCCCCCGAAGCCGAACGCGCTGACGCCGGCCCGGCGCGGACCGCCGCCCTGCGGCCAGGTGACGGGCTCCGTCGGCACGGTCAGCCGCGCCGCCCGGAGGCCGGGGAGTTCCGCGAGCGCGAACTCCGGCTGCGGGGGGATCACCCCGCGCTGCACGGCCAGGACCGACTTGATCAGACCGGCCAGCCCCGCCGAGTTGAGCGAGTGCCCGACCACCGCCTTGACCGCCCCCAGGTAGGCGGGGGCCGCGTCCGGCCCGCGCAGCTCGCGCAGGACGGCGAGCTCGACGGGGTCGCCGACGGTGGTCCCGGTGCCGTGCGCCTCCAGGTAGCCGACCTCGCCGGGGGTCAGTCCGGCGTCGCGGTAGGCGCGGCGCAGGGCGCGCAGCTGTCCGGCGGCCTGCGGGTGCATACCGCCCTGGACGGTCCCGTCGTTGGCGGTGCCCACCCCGCGGATCACGGCGTACACCCGGTCGCCGGCCTCCAGCGCGTCGGACAGGGGCCGCAGCACGAGCATCCCGGCGCCCTCGCCCAGGACGAAGCCGTCGGCGTCCGCGCCGAACGGCAGGCAGCGTCCGGTGCGCGAGATGGCTCCGATCCGGCACAGCCCCACGAGCAGGTCGGGGGTGACGACCAGCTGGGCGCCGCCCGCGAGGGCGATACGGGTACGGCCGGAGCGCAGGGCGTGGACGGCGTTGGCCACGGCCATGAGCCCGCCGGAGCAGGCGGAGTCCAGCGCATAGCTCTCGCCGTGCAGGTCGAAGACCGAACTGATCGTGTTCGGGCCCATGTTGAGCAGGATCCCGGCCACGGAGGTGCCCTGCATCCCGTCGACGGCGCGGACCGTCTCCCCCCAGAGGGGATCGCCCGGGCGTGCCCCGAACTCCCCGCCGGCCAGCTGGCGCATACGGATCCGGAGGGTGGTCAGGCCGCGGTAGCCGCTGTCGGTGAGGGCCGTGATCACCGAGGTCTCCTCGCGGTCGAAGCCGTCGGCCTCCCATCCGGCGTCCTGGACCGCCTCGCGGGCGAGGTCGATCAGCAGCCGGTGCTGGGGGTCCATCGCCTTGGCCCGGCGGGGCGGGATGCCGTAGTGGGCCGCGTCGAAGCGGTCCGTGTCCGGCAGCAGCGCCATGGTGTCCGTATAGGCGGCGGAGGTGTCGCGGAAGTCCTCGCCGAGGAAGGCGTCGACGCGCCACCGCGAGTCGGGGATGCGGCCGAACTGTGCCCGCGGGTCCGTCAGGAGCCGCCAGTACTCGTTCAGGTTCCGCGCCCCCGGGAACCGGCACGCCATCCCGACGACGGCTATGTCCTCCCGCTCTGCGCTGCGGTCCACTGTGGAATTCATCCCTCTCACTGCAACCGTCACCCGGTGGTGGCCAGGCGTTCGCGCCACCAGTCCACCGTCGCCTTGACCTGCTGGTCCAGGGGGGTGGCCCGGGCCGCGAACGCGGTCTCGTAGGCACTGGAGTCGACCACGAACGGGCGGTCGAACTGGTAGCGGATCTCCTTCAGTTCGCGCAGCAGCGGGGAGAACAGCCCGCCCAGGGCCAGCGCCAGGGGCGGAACGGCGCGCACGGCGACCGGTCCGGTGCCCGCCTGGGCGGCGAGCCGGGCGACCATCTCCCGTACGGACAGCGCGGGTTCGGTCGGGACGTGCCAGGCCCGGCCCCAGGCCCGCTCGTCGCCCGCGACCTCCACCAGGGCGCGGGCCACGTCGGGGAGGTAGGTCCAGCTGTGCGGGGCGTCCGGGTCGCCGAGCGTGGAGACGGGCTTGCCGCGCAGCAGCGGCGGCATGACCCGCGCCGCGAGGTGCCCGCCGTCGGTGACGCCGGGTCCGAAGAAGTCGGAGGCGCGGACCTCGACGGCCCTGATGCGGCCCTGCTGGTGCAGGTCCCGCGCCCGCTCCCAGACGGCGGCGCGCACCCGTCCCTTGGTACCGGTCGCCGCGAGGGGCAGCTCCTCGGTCAGGGGGCCGTCCACGGGCCCGTACCCGTAGAGGTTGCCGAGCATGACCAGGACCGCTCCGGTCTCCTCGGCGGCCGTACAGAGCGAGGAGGCCAGCGCCGGCCACTCCGCCGCCCAGCGGTGGTAGGGCGGTGCGGCGCAGCTGTAGACGGCGGCCGCGCCCCGTACCGCCTCGGTGAGCCGCCCGCTGTCCTTCGCGTCCAGCGCGACGTGCTCGATCCCGGGCTCCGGGCTGCGGCCCGACGTGGTGACGACCTTCACCGTGCGTCCCTGCTCGACGAGCAGCCGGGCGGTGGCGGCGCCGGCGGGTCCGAAACCTATGACGACATGAGAGTTCACGTACGCACACTAGCGCGAGCCCTCGGGCGGGCGGCTCCGACGCCCTCCGCCAGGTCGGCCGAAACCCCCACCCTTACCGGAAGTACGCGCAGCGGTCATCCCGCGGTGTTCCGGACCCCCGGTCACGGGGCCGTTGCCGGCTTCCCGATCGCCAGTCCGCACGCACGGGCGGCACCGCCCTTCCCGCCGGCCGCCCGCCCTCGCGCCCGGGAGGCCCCCGTTGCCCGCGCCCCCTCCCGTCCGCAGGAGCCGCACGATTGGCCGGAACCCTGCGACCGCGGTGCGAAGGACCGCCCGGCCCTGCCCCGTGTCCGGACCGGTCACGTTCGGAGAAGCGGGAGCCCTGGGCCCTCGCGTAGCGTGGAACGGCCGGGGCGCCGAGGGACGCCCGCCGCGGCCGCGCCGACGAGGGAGAGACGATGAGCAGGGGCACGACGAACGACCGGTCGCCCGTACCGCACGCCGCCGACAGCCACGACATGATCCGTGTACACGGCGCGCGCGAGAACAACCTCAGGGACGTCAGCGTAGAGATCCCCAAGCGGCGGCTGACGGTGTTCACCGGGGTGTCCGGGTCGGGCAAGAGTTCGCTCGTGTTCGACACGGTCGCCGCGGAGTCCCAGCGGCTGATCAACGAGACGTACAGCGCCTTCGTCCAGGGCTTCATGCCCGCGGCCGCCCGCCCCGACGTGGACGTGCTGGACGGGCTGACGACGGTGATCGCCGTGGACCAGCAGCGGATGGGCGGCGACCCCCGCTCCACGGTCGGCACCGCCACCGACGCCAACGCGATGCTGCGGATCCTCTTCAGCCGGCTCGGCGACCCGCACATCGGCTCCCCCAAGGCCTACTCCTTCAACGTGGCCTCGATCAGCGGCGCGGGCGCGGTCACCCTGGAGCGCGGCGGTCAGACGGTCAAGGAGCGGCGCGAGTTCAGCATCACCGGCGGCATGTGCCCGCGCTGCGAGGGCCGGGGCACGGTCACCGACCTGGACCTCGCCCAGCTCTTCGACGAGTCCAAGTCCCTGAACGAGGGGGCGCTCACCATCCCCGGCTACAAGCCGGGCGGCTGGAACTACCGGCTCTACAGCGAGTCGGGCCTCTTCGACCCGGACAAGCCGATCCGCTCGTTCACGAAGAAGCAGCTCGCCGACTTCCTCCACCGCGAGCCGGTCCGGATGAAGATCGCCGGGATCAACATGACGTACGAGGGGCTGATCCCGCGGATCCGCAAGTCGATGCTCGCCAAGGACAAGGAGGCGATGCAGCCGCACATCCGGGAGTTCGTGGAGCGTGCGGTCACCTTCACCACCTGTCCCGACTGCGGGGGGACGCGGCTCAGCGAGGGCGCGAGGTCGTCGAAGATCAAGGGGATCAGCATCGCGGACGCCTGTGCGATGCAGATCAGCGACCTGGCCAAGTGGGTGAGCGGTCTGGACAAGCCCTCGGTGGCGCCGCTGCTGGCGACGCTGCGGCACACGCTGGACTCGTTCGTGGAGATCGGGCTGGGGTACCTGGCGCTGGACCGGGCGGCGGGCACGCTCTCGGGCGGGGAGGCGCAGCGGGTCAAGATGATCCGCCACCTCGGCTCGGCGCTCACCGACGTCACGTACGTCTTCGACGAGCCCACCACCGGTCTGCACCCGCACGACATCGAGCGGATGAACGGCCTGCTGCTGCGGCTGCGCGACAAGGGCAACACGGTGCTGGTCGTGGAGCACAAGCCGGAGGTGATCGCGATCGCCGACCACATCGTCGACCTCGGGCCCGGCGCGGGGGCGGCGGGCGGCACGGTGTGCTTCGAGGGCGGGTGGAGGGGCTGCGGGCCAGCGGCACGGTGACCGGGCGGCACTTCGACGACCGGGCCGCCCTCAAGGGGTCGCTGCGCGAGCCGTCGGGTGTGCTGGAGATCCGCGGGGCGTCGGCGCACAACCTGCGCGGGGTCGACGTGGACGTCCCGCTGGGGGTGCTCACGGTGGTCACGGGGGTGGCCGGCTCGGGCAAGAGCTCGCTGATCCACGGCTCTGTCCCGGCCTCGGCGGGGGTGGTGTCGGTGGACCAGACGCCGATCCGCGGTTCGCGGCGGAGCAACCCGGCGACGTACACGGGGCTGCTGGAGCCGGTCCGCAAGGCGTTCGCCAAGGCCAACGGGGTCAAGCCGGCCCTGTTCAGCGCCAATTCGGAGGGGGCCTGCCCGACCTGCAACGGTGCCGGGGTCGTCTACACGGACCTGGCGATGATGGCCGGGGTGGCCACCACCTGCGAGGACTGCGAGGGCAAGCGGTTCGACGCGTCGGTGCTGGAGTACCGGCTCGGCGGCCGGGACATCAGCGAGGTGCTGGAGATGCCGGTGGCGCAGGCGGAGGAGTTCTTCGGCTCGGGCGAGGCGCGGACCCCGGCGGCGCACCGGATCCTGGAGCGGCTGGTGGACGTCGGGCTGGGCTACCTGACCCTCGGCCAGCCGCTGACCACGCTGTCGGGCGGAGAGCGGCAGCGGCTGAAGCTGGCCACGCACATGGGTGAGAAGGGCGGGATCTACGTCCTGGACGAGCCGACCGCGGGCCTCCACCTGGCGGACGTGGAGCACCTTCTGGGGTTGCTGGACCGGCTGGTGGACTCCGGCAAGTCGGTGATCGTGATCGAGCACCACCAGGCGGTCATGGCGCACGCCGACTGGATCATCGACCTCGGTCCGGGCGCCGGCCACGACGGCGGGCGGATCGTCTTCGAGGGCACGCCGGCCGAGCTGGTGGCCGCCCGCTCCACGCTGACGGGCGAACACCTGGCGGCGTACGTCGGGGCCTGACGGGCCCGGGGCGGTGAGGCGGCCCCGCGGGGCCGCCTCACCCGGCGGTCAGCGCCAGTCGTCCCACGGAGGGTCGATCTCCTCCGGGTCGAAGGGCGGTTCCTCCTCGAAGGGGGGTTCCTCCGGGGCGGCTTGCGGCGCGGCCCGGCGGGGTGCGGCGGGCTCCAGCCCCGTGAGCGGCGCGGCGACGGGAGCCGGTGCGGCGGTGGCCACGGCCCCGTCGGCCCGGCATGCGGCCAGGGCGTCGAGGAGGCCGTCGGCGTACTTGGCGCGCTTGGCCTCGCCGACGCCGCCGATCCCCGCCAGTTCCTCGACGCTGGCGGGCAGCCGCGTCGCGATCTCCCGCAGTGTGGCGTCGTGGAAGACGACGTACGCCGGGACGCCCTGTTCGCGGGCGGTGGCGGCCCGCCAGGCGCGCAGGGCCTCGAAGACCGGGACGGCGGCGGCCGGGAGGTCGACGGGGACGCGGGCGGCCTTGCCGGAGCGGGAGCCGCCCTCCTTGCGGGCGGCGGCCGGGGCCTTCTTCTCCTTGCGCATCTGGACGGTGCGGCGCCCGCCCAGCACCTCGCCGCTGGCATCGGTGAGGACGAGGGTGCCGTAGTCGCCCTCGACGGCCAGCAGCCGCAGCGCCAGCAGCCGGCGTACGACCCCGCGCCACTCGGAGGTGGTGAGGTCGGCGCCGACGCCGAACACCGAGAGGGCGTCGTGGTCGAACTGGATGACCTTGGCGGTCTTCTTGCCCTGGAGGATGTCGATGATCTGGCCGGCGCCGAACTTCTGGCGCCGTTCCTTGGCCAGCCGCCACACCGTGGACAGCAGCTTCTGGGCCGCGACCGTGCCGTCCCAGGACTCGGCGGGCGTCAGGCAGGTGTCGCAGTTGCCGCAGGGCGCGCCCTGCTGGCCGAAGTACTCCAGCAGCCGGGCCCGGCGGCAGTCGACCGTCTCGCAGAGGGCGAGCATGGCGTCGAGGTGCATGCCGAGGGAGCGGCGGTGGGCGTCGTCGCCCTCGGAGCCGTCGATGAGCTTGCGCTGCTGGACCACGTCCTGGAGGCCGTAGGCGAGCCAGGCGGTGGCGGGTTCGCCGTCGCGGCCGGCGCGGCCGGTCTCCTGGTAGTAGCCCTCGACGGACTTAGGCAGGTCGAGGTGGGCGACGAAGCGCACGTCGGGCTTGTCGATGCCCATGCCGAAGGCGATCGTGGCGACGACCACGACCCCGTCCTCGCGCAGGAACCGGGCCTGGTTCGCGGCACGCGCGCGGGCGTCCATGCCGGCGTGGTACGGGACGGCGTCGATGCCCTGTTCCCTCAGGAAGGCGGCGGTCTTCCCCACGGAGGAGCGGGAGAGGCAGTAGACGACGCCGGCGTCCCCGTCGTGCTCGGTGCGGATCAGCTCCAGGAGCTGCCGGGCCGGGTTGTCCTTGGGGACGATGCGGTACTGGATGTTGGGCCGGTCGAAGCTGGCGACGAAGTGCCTGGCGTCCTGCAGGCCGAGCCGGGCGGCGATCTCGGCGTGGGTGGCCTCGGTGGCCGTGGCGGTCAGGGCGATCCGCGGGACCTTGGGCCAGCGCTCGTGCAGCATGGACAGCGCGAGGTAGTCGGGGCGGAAG is part of the Streptomyces katrae genome and harbors:
- a CDS encoding toxin yields the protein MRGAWKERAADHDRRSQLKKLRKAGARRLAELDLPEVSDVAELCRHLGEARERPILLVPMQMPSSHPCGMWVAARDEDLIFYDANTTSAHQEHIILHELGHIICCHRGAGGLDEAAARLLFPDLDPDLVRDMLLRATYDDVQEQEAEIIAYLLAQRMEGAEQQHAAHPGAEADETGDPGTSAVLSRIERTLF
- a CDS encoding aminotransferase class I/II-fold pyridoxal phosphate-dependent enzyme — its product is MNSTVDRSAEREDIAVVGMACRFPGARNLNEYWRLLTDPRAQFGRIPDSRWRVDAFLGEDFRDTSAAYTDTMALLPDTDRFDAAHYGIPPRRAKAMDPQHRLLIDLAREAVQDAGWEADGFDREETSVITALTDSGYRGLTTLRIRMRQLAGGEFGARPGDPLWGETVRAVDGMQGTSVAGILLNMGPNTISSVFDLHGESYALDSACSGGLMAVANAVHALRSGRTRIALAGGAQLVVTPDLLVGLCRIGAISRTGRCLPFGADADGFVLGEGAGMLVLRPLSDALEAGDRVYAVIRGVGTANDGTVQGGMHPQAAGQLRALRRAYRDAGLTPGEVGYLEAHGTGTTVGDPVELAVLRELRGPDAAPAYLGAVKAVVGHSLNSAGLAGLIKSVLAVQRGVIPPQPEFALAELPGLRAARLTVPTEPVTWPQGGGPRRAGVSAFGFGGTGVHLVVEEHTAPPARPAPSAGPYVLALSARDRAGLARYARDLARTVAEDRPALAAVAGTLARRAPLGEGLTVEAHGVDEAVARLTGAAEALEAGRAPGPSGEAAVPAGDRVPPCTLPPSPLAPRRHWIVDEAARGTADPDPGQGRYPGPNPDPELHAGPAPHPDPEPVPVAEPARPQAPEPARAGSDGAAAASIVLEEVSRTGVYPLSDLHEDQTLIADLGFDSLMLHELDTRIANRVPGFRTEEMFSPDLTVGRLIALVDPDRGGPRPSAPEADPPAAPQWSAETATVDEFPEVGTFEQLLDSITGTGAAYPYFRVHEGTIRDTTVIGGRPYLSFGSYNYLGLSGHPAVNEAVHRAVDLYGTSVSASRVLSGERDLTVRLERALTEFLGVGDCLTLVSGHATNVTAIGHLVGPGDLVLHDALAHDSILQGCALSGAARRPFAHNDTERLEHLLRLNRSRFRRVLIAVEGAYSMDGDLVDLPALIELKKRYGALLMVDEAHSIGTVGERGRGVGEFFGVDRRDVDLWMGTLSKAFASCGGYLGGSARMVRWLRHTLPGFVYSVGLTPPNAAAALAATELIAAEPQRVAKLRRNSELFLGLAAAAGLATGSSAHTPIVPCILGDSARTLRVADGLYARGVTADPIFHPAVEEGLSRLRFFVTSEHREEDVRRAVAALAEEVASTAGG
- a CDS encoding NAD-dependent epimerase/dehydratase family protein, with protein sequence MNSHVVIGFGPAGAATARLLVEQGRTVKVVTTSGRSPEPGIEHVALDAKDSGRLTEAVRGAAAVYSCAAPPYHRWAAEWPALASSLCTAAEETGAVLVMLGNLYGYGPVDGPLTEELPLAATGTKGRVRAAVWERARDLHQQGRIRAVEVRASDFFGPGVTDGGHLAARVMPPLLRGKPVSTLGDPDAPHSWTYLPDVARALVEVAGDERAWGRAWHVPTEPALSVREMVARLAAQAGTGPVAVRAVPPLALALGGLFSPLLRELKEIRYQFDRPFVVDSSAYETAFAARATPLDQQVKATVDWWRERLATTG
- the recQ gene encoding DNA helicase RecQ; this translates as MALSDASPQISDEVSDALRVLHRVFGYSSFRGEQQEIIEQLIGGGDALVLMPTGGGKSLCYQIPALVREGTGIVISPLIALMQDQVDALTALGVRAGFLNSTQDPYERQAVEQAFLADELDLLYLAPERLRTEGTQRLLDRGKVSLFAIDEAHCVAQWGHDFRPDYLALSMLHERWPKVPRIALTATATEATHAEIAARLGLQDARHFVASFDRPNIQYRIVPKDNPARQLLELIRTEHDGDAGVVYCLSRSSVGKTAAFLREQGIDAVPYHAGMDARARAANQARFLREDGVVVVATIAFGMGIDKPDVRFVAHLDLPKSVEGYYQETGRAGRDGEPATAWLAYGLQDVVQQRKLIDGSEGDDAHRRSLGMHLDAMLALCETVDCRRARLLEYFGQQGAPCGNCDTCLTPAESWDGTVAAQKLLSTVWRLAKERRQKFGAGQIIDILQGKKTAKVIQFDHDALSVFGVGADLTTSEWRGVVRRLLALRLLAVEGDYGTLVLTDASGEVLGGRRTVQMRKEKKAPAAARKEGGSRSGKAARVPVDLPAAAVPVFEALRAWRAATAREQGVPAYVVFHDATLREIATRLPASVEELAGIGGVGEAKRAKYADGLLDALAACRADGAVATAAPAPVAAPLTGLEPAAPRRAAPQAAPEEPPFEEEPPFDPEEIDPPWDDWR